A DNA window from Caulobacter mirabilis contains the following coding sequences:
- a CDS encoding tetratricopeptide repeat-containing sulfotransferase family protein: protein MDQARDVTGDRAAALANGFRLLAQAPDLAAEQADEILRAFPGDPETSLLRGLALARLGRPREAIPVLRRAAGAGAGGPAAWQALSEQLALVGDDRGVEAATAGQIRASVSEPALVEAATALFDNRLAVAEAGLRAYLRDHPTNVAAIRMLAEVGARLGRYEDAELLLSRCLELAPGFAEARYNHATVLYRLGRPDEAIAQLEPLLARAPRHPGYRNLKAAALGRIGEYEQTIALYRDVLADHPDQPKAWMSLGHALKTVGRASESVEAYRRSLALEPSLGEAWWSLANLKTWSFAPADLEAMTVQAARSDLSDEDRFHLSFALGKALEDAGRYGESWVRYAEGAKLRRAGIDYDAEAVTAHMERSKAVFTPAFFAERADWGCDAADPIFVVGLPRSGSTLIEQILASHSAVEGTMELPDVISMARRLGGRRRRADPSRYPEMLSELDAEAVRALGEEYLDRTRMQRKLGRPFFIDKMPNNFAHIGLIRLILPRAKIIDARRHPMGCCFSAFKQHFARGQGFSYDLVELGRYYADYVALMAHFDAVQPGAVQRVFYERMVEDPEGEVRRLLDYCGLPFEDGCLRFYENDRAVRTASSEQVRRPIFADAVEHWRHYESHLGPLAEALGQTLARYPQAPSD from the coding sequence TTGGATCAGGCGCGGGACGTAACGGGCGATCGGGCGGCGGCGCTGGCCAACGGCTTCCGGCTGCTGGCCCAGGCGCCCGACCTGGCCGCTGAACAGGCCGACGAAATTCTGCGCGCCTTCCCAGGAGATCCCGAGACTTCGCTGCTGCGCGGCCTCGCGCTGGCAAGGCTCGGCAGGCCGCGCGAGGCGATCCCGGTTCTGCGGCGGGCGGCCGGCGCCGGCGCGGGCGGGCCGGCCGCCTGGCAGGCGTTGAGCGAACAGCTGGCTCTGGTCGGCGATGATCGTGGCGTCGAGGCGGCGACCGCCGGCCAGATCCGCGCCTCGGTGTCCGAGCCGGCGCTGGTCGAGGCCGCGACGGCGCTCTTCGACAATCGCCTGGCGGTCGCAGAGGCCGGGTTGCGGGCCTATCTGCGCGATCATCCGACCAATGTGGCCGCGATCCGCATGCTGGCCGAGGTGGGCGCGCGCCTGGGCCGCTACGAGGACGCCGAGTTGCTGCTGTCGCGCTGTCTCGAGCTGGCTCCGGGGTTCGCAGAGGCGCGCTACAACCATGCCACGGTGCTCTACCGCCTGGGCCGGCCGGACGAGGCGATCGCTCAGCTGGAGCCGCTTCTGGCGCGGGCGCCGCGTCATCCCGGCTATCGCAATCTCAAGGCCGCCGCCCTGGGCCGCATCGGCGAGTACGAGCAGACCATCGCCCTCTACCGGGACGTCCTCGCCGACCATCCTGACCAGCCCAAGGCCTGGATGAGCCTGGGCCATGCGTTGAAGACCGTCGGCCGGGCGTCGGAGAGCGTCGAGGCCTACCGGCGAAGCCTGGCGCTGGAGCCGAGCCTCGGCGAGGCTTGGTGGAGCCTGGCCAACCTGAAGACTTGGTCGTTCGCCCCCGCCGACCTGGAAGCCATGACTGTCCAGGCGGCGCGTTCGGATCTCTCCGACGAGGACCGCTTCCACCTGTCCTTCGCTCTCGGCAAGGCGCTGGAGGACGCGGGGCGCTATGGCGAGTCCTGGGTCCGCTATGCCGAGGGCGCGAAACTGCGGCGCGCGGGGATCGACTACGACGCCGAAGCCGTCACGGCGCATATGGAACGGTCGAAGGCGGTGTTCACGCCGGCCTTCTTCGCCGAGCGTGCGGACTGGGGCTGCGACGCGGCCGATCCGATCTTCGTGGTCGGCCTCCCGCGCTCGGGATCAACGCTGATCGAGCAGATCCTGGCCAGCCACTCGGCGGTCGAGGGCACCATGGAGCTGCCCGACGTCATCTCGATGGCGCGCAGGCTGGGCGGACGTCGCCGCCGCGCCGACCCGTCGCGCTATCCGGAGATGCTCAGCGAGCTGGACGCGGAGGCGGTCCGCGCCCTCGGCGAAGAGTACCTCGACCGCACGCGCATGCAGCGCAAGCTCGGCCGACCGTTCTTCATCGACAAGATGCCGAACAACTTCGCCCATATCGGCCTTATCCGGCTGATCCTGCCGCGGGCGAAGATCATCGACGCCCGCCGCCATCCGATGGGCTGCTGCTTCTCGGCCTTCAAGCAGCACTTCGCCCGGGGACAGGGCTTCTCCTACGATCTTGTCGAACTGGGCCGCTACTATGCCGATTACGTCGCGCTGATGGCCCATTTCGACGCCGTACAGCCGGGCGCGGTTCAGCGGGTGTTCTACGAGCGCATGGTCGAGGACCCCGAGGGCGAGGTGCGGCGTCTGCTCGACTACTGCGGCCTGCCGTTCGAAGACGGGTGCCTGCGCTTCTACGAGAACGACCGGGCGGTGCGGACCGCCAGCTCCGAACAGGTCCGCCGGCCTATCTTCGCCGACGCGGTCGAGCATTGGCGACACTACGAATCGCACCTGGGGCCGCTCGCCGAGGCGCTCGGCCAGACGTTGGCGCGCTACCCCCAGGCGCCGTCCGACTGA
- a CDS encoding TetR/AcrR family transcriptional regulator, giving the protein MTLTDAAGNKIRNAAMTRAAILEAARKRFAREGYDGASLREIASDAGVDAALISRYFGSKDELFMEVVSLACEPNPEFFDGDPAGFGERMATALLEDKLADAKLDMFLIMLLSASSPKAAEMVRVCSRGKFFEFFQDWLGGPDADIRARVASNIMMGMSLGRVIDDMPDMPADRRDKMRDRLARIIQAAIDP; this is encoded by the coding sequence ATGACCCTCACCGACGCCGCTGGAAACAAGATCCGCAACGCCGCCATGACCCGCGCCGCCATCCTCGAGGCGGCTCGGAAGCGCTTCGCGCGCGAAGGTTACGACGGCGCCAGTCTGCGCGAGATCGCTTCCGACGCGGGCGTCGACGCCGCGCTCATCAGCCGGTACTTCGGCTCCAAGGACGAGCTGTTCATGGAGGTGGTGTCCCTCGCCTGCGAGCCCAATCCGGAGTTCTTCGATGGCGACCCGGCGGGCTTCGGCGAGCGCATGGCGACGGCGTTGCTTGAGGACAAGCTGGCCGACGCCAAGCTGGACATGTTTCTCATCATGCTGCTCTCCGCGTCTTCCCCTAAGGCAGCGGAGATGGTGCGTGTGTGCAGCCGGGGCAAGTTCTTCGAGTTTTTTCAGGATTGGCTCGGCGGTCCCGACGCCGATATCCGCGCCCGCGTGGCCTCCAACATCATGATGGGCATGAGCCTGGGACGCGTCATCGACGACATGCCGGACATGCCCGCGGATCGACGGGACAAGATGCGTGACCGCCTGGCCAGGATCATCCAGGCCGCGATCGATCCCTAG
- a CDS encoding efflux RND transporter periplasmic adaptor subunit has product MRKLPAFTALGLITAVALAGCGKPEAQGAPPPPQVSVATPLQETVVDWSDFVGRFEAPQQVEVRARAGGFVQAVHFRDGQYVQKGQLLFTLDPRQAQAALASAQARAAQARGELERAEALVATQAISRELYDSRKAAALVADAEVRARQLDVEFTRVTAPISGTVSDRRVDPGNVIAGGTSAGDVLTTIVSTSPIYFTFDASEAQLLQAQRAGAKGGATVKVKLQDEPDYNWTGKVDFSDNALDGGSGAVRMRAVINNPGNFLKPGMFGHARLEGAAPYQAMLLPDTAIASDAARKVVYVANADGSVAVKPVQLGPLSGGLRVIRSGLTPTDKVIVNGIQRVQQPGVKVQAKTVAITRPKSGPVGQAPAPSIPPASVATPVGAN; this is encoded by the coding sequence ATGCGGAAATTGCCCGCTTTCACTGCGCTCGGCCTGATTACGGCCGTAGCGCTCGCCGGCTGTGGAAAACCGGAGGCGCAAGGCGCCCCGCCGCCGCCTCAGGTGTCCGTCGCGACGCCGCTTCAGGAAACCGTCGTCGACTGGTCTGACTTCGTCGGCCGCTTCGAAGCGCCGCAGCAGGTCGAGGTCCGCGCGCGAGCCGGCGGCTTCGTGCAGGCGGTTCACTTCCGCGACGGCCAGTACGTCCAGAAGGGTCAGCTGCTCTTCACCCTCGACCCGCGCCAGGCGCAGGCGGCCCTGGCTTCGGCCCAGGCCCGCGCGGCCCAGGCCCGCGGCGAGCTGGAGCGCGCCGAGGCCCTGGTCGCCACCCAGGCGATCTCCCGCGAGCTGTACGACAGCCGCAAGGCCGCGGCGCTGGTCGCCGACGCCGAGGTCCGCGCCCGCCAACTGGACGTCGAGTTCACGCGGGTGACGGCGCCGATCTCCGGCACGGTCTCCGACCGCCGGGTCGATCCGGGCAACGTCATCGCCGGCGGCACTTCGGCCGGCGACGTCCTGACCACGATCGTCTCGACCAGCCCGATCTACTTCACCTTCGACGCCTCCGAAGCCCAGTTGCTGCAAGCGCAGCGCGCCGGCGCCAAGGGCGGCGCGACCGTGAAGGTCAAGCTGCAGGACGAGCCGGACTACAACTGGACCGGCAAGGTCGACTTCTCGGACAACGCCCTCGATGGCGGCTCCGGCGCGGTGCGCATGCGCGCCGTGATCAACAATCCGGGCAACTTCCTGAAGCCCGGCATGTTCGGCCACGCCCGTCTCGAAGGCGCCGCGCCCTACCAGGCCATGCTCCTGCCTGACACCGCCATCGCTTCGGACGCCGCCCGCAAGGTGGTCTACGTCGCGAACGCCGACGGTTCGGTCGCCGTGAAGCCCGTGCAGCTCGGCCCGCTCAGCGGCGGCCTGCGCGTGATCCGCAGCGGCCTGACGCCGACCGACAAGGTCATCGTCAACGGCATCCAGCGTGTCCAGCAGCCCGGCGTGAAGGTCCAGGCCAAGACGGTGGCGATCACCCGTCCGAAGTCCGGTCCGGTCGGCCAGGCGCCCGCCCCCAGCATCCCGCCCGCTTCGGTCGCGACGCCCGTCGGCGCGAACTAG
- a CDS encoding efflux RND transporter permease subunit — translation MNFSRFFIDRPIFAGVISVFITLIGAFALPQLPLSQYPDIAPPTIQVRATYPGASAETLASTVAAPIEQEINGVENMLYMSSSSTADGVAAITVTFKPGTDLDAAQVLVQNRVALAEPRLPAQVRQIGINVEKQATGFLLLVALKSTDPNTDLETMGNYANATLRDSLLRVEGVGGVQVFGGGLYSMRIWIDPAKAAARDLTAPEIIAALQSQNVQVAAGALGQAPFASKPADFQLPVQVEGRLSDPAQFGDVVIKTDAQGRITRVRDIARVELGAQDYSIRGYFDGKPGIGLAVIQAPGSNALATSERVMKVVEEAKSGFPPGVVYTVPYNPTEYVQASVNAVQSTLFEAVLLVMLVVVVFLQTWRAAIIPILAIPVALIGVFAVQLALGFSLNSLSLFALVLAVGIVVDDAIVVVENVERNIREGMSPKEAAYRTMDEVSGALIAIGLVLLAVFIPTAFVSGIPGQFYRQFAVAIAAASVISLIVSLTLSPALAALLLKPHVDHEVDHGPRWLKPLRVVGAKFNQGFDWLSDRYGRTTARLVRASGIVLIVYAGLLGLTGWRLMATPTGFIPDQDQGVLIGVVNLPAGASLERTDAVMQRLTDTVLKTPGVDSIAGFAGLDGSSFSAGSNSATLFVRLKPFEDRKTADLKAQAIAGAIMGAASQYEEAQVFVLAPPAVEGLGNGGGFKMMIQDRGGGDYRQLEGVTMAMMGGAQQVPETQAVFSLFNTGSPRVTADIDRDKAQLLGVQPSQIFDTLGIYLGSSYINDFNLLGRTFRVTAQAEPDARDDLTDIANIKVRSNTGGMVPLGSVANLHDDTGPARVVRYNLFPATELQGSASPGVSSGDALKAMEGLAAKTLPNGYSYEWTELAFQEKAAGNTGALVFVLAVVFVFLVLAALYEAFTLPLAVILIVPMCILAAILGVNLRGLDNNILTQIGLIVLVALAAKNAILIVEFAKQAEEQEGLNRFDAAIAAARTRLRPILMTSFAFILGVLPLAIATGPGAEMRQALGTAVFFGMLGVTFFGLVFTPVFYVVCRAISAKLPQGKGKKRKLPPADQAQVEGAH, via the coding sequence ATGAACTTCTCCAGGTTCTTCATCGATCGCCCGATCTTCGCGGGCGTGATCTCGGTGTTCATCACCCTGATCGGCGCGTTCGCGCTGCCGCAGCTGCCGCTGTCGCAGTACCCGGACATCGCCCCCCCCACCATCCAGGTGCGCGCCACCTACCCCGGCGCCTCCGCCGAAACGCTCGCGTCCACGGTCGCGGCGCCGATCGAGCAGGAGATCAACGGGGTCGAGAACATGCTCTACATGTCCTCGTCCTCGACAGCGGACGGGGTGGCGGCGATCACCGTCACCTTCAAGCCCGGCACCGACCTCGATGCGGCGCAGGTTCTGGTCCAGAACCGCGTCGCCCTGGCCGAGCCGCGCCTGCCCGCCCAGGTCCGCCAGATCGGGATCAACGTCGAGAAACAGGCCACCGGCTTCCTGCTGCTGGTCGCGTTGAAATCGACCGATCCCAACACCGATCTCGAGACCATGGGCAACTACGCCAACGCCACGCTGCGGGACTCCCTGCTGCGGGTCGAGGGCGTGGGCGGCGTCCAGGTGTTCGGCGGCGGTCTCTACTCCATGCGCATCTGGATCGACCCGGCCAAGGCCGCGGCTCGTGACCTGACCGCGCCGGAGATCATCGCCGCCCTGCAGAGCCAGAACGTCCAGGTCGCCGCCGGCGCCCTGGGCCAGGCGCCCTTCGCCAGCAAGCCGGCCGACTTCCAGCTGCCGGTGCAGGTCGAGGGCCGTCTGAGCGATCCGGCCCAGTTCGGCGACGTGGTCATCAAGACCGACGCCCAGGGCCGCATCACCCGCGTGCGCGACATCGCCCGCGTCGAGCTCGGCGCTCAGGACTACTCCATCCGCGGCTACTTCGACGGCAAGCCGGGCATCGGCCTCGCCGTCATCCAGGCCCCAGGCTCCAACGCCCTGGCGACCTCGGAACGCGTGATGAAGGTGGTGGAAGAAGCCAAGAGCGGCTTCCCGCCGGGCGTGGTCTACACGGTGCCCTACAACCCGACCGAATACGTCCAGGCCTCGGTGAACGCGGTGCAGAGCACCCTGTTCGAAGCCGTGCTGCTGGTGATGCTGGTGGTCGTGGTCTTCCTGCAGACCTGGCGCGCGGCGATCATCCCGATCCTGGCCATTCCGGTGGCGTTGATCGGCGTGTTCGCGGTGCAGCTGGCGCTCGGCTTCTCGCTGAACTCGCTGTCGCTGTTCGCCCTCGTCCTCGCCGTCGGCATCGTCGTCGACGACGCCATCGTCGTGGTCGAGAACGTCGAGCGGAACATACGGGAAGGCATGTCGCCCAAGGAGGCGGCCTACCGGACCATGGACGAGGTCTCCGGCGCGCTGATCGCCATCGGCCTGGTGCTGCTGGCGGTGTTCATTCCGACCGCCTTCGTCAGCGGCATCCCCGGCCAGTTCTACCGCCAGTTCGCGGTGGCCATCGCGGCCGCCTCGGTGATCTCGCTGATCGTCTCGCTGACCCTGTCGCCCGCCCTGGCCGCCCTGCTGCTCAAGCCGCACGTCGACCACGAGGTCGACCACGGTCCGCGCTGGCTCAAGCCGCTCCGGGTCGTCGGCGCCAAGTTCAACCAGGGCTTCGACTGGCTGAGCGATCGCTACGGCCGCACCACGGCCCGGCTGGTCCGCGCCTCGGGCATCGTGCTGATCGTCTACGCCGGCCTGCTCGGCCTCACGGGCTGGCGCCTGATGGCCACGCCGACGGGCTTCATCCCCGACCAGGACCAGGGCGTGCTGATCGGCGTCGTGAACCTGCCCGCCGGCGCCTCGCTCGAGCGCACCGACGCGGTGATGCAACGCCTCACGGACACGGTGCTCAAGACGCCGGGCGTGGACAGCATCGCCGGCTTCGCGGGCCTCGACGGCTCCAGCTTCTCCGCCGGCTCCAACTCCGCCACCCTGTTCGTCCGCCTGAAGCCTTTCGAGGACCGCAAGACGGCCGATCTGAAGGCTCAGGCGATCGCCGGAGCCATCATGGGCGCCGCGAGCCAGTACGAAGAGGCCCAGGTGTTCGTCCTGGCCCCGCCCGCGGTCGAAGGCCTCGGCAACGGCGGCGGCTTCAAGATGATGATCCAGGATCGCGGCGGCGGCGACTATCGCCAGCTGGAAGGCGTGACCATGGCCATGATGGGCGGGGCGCAACAGGTGCCCGAGACCCAGGCGGTGTTCTCGCTCTTCAACACCGGCTCGCCCCGGGTGACGGCCGACATCGACCGTGACAAGGCGCAGCTGCTGGGCGTCCAGCCGTCGCAGATCTTCGACACCCTCGGCATCTACCTGGGCTCGTCGTACATCAACGACTTCAACCTGCTCGGCCGGACCTTCCGGGTCACCGCGCAGGCGGAGCCGGACGCGCGCGACGACCTGACGGACATCGCCAACATCAAGGTTCGCTCCAACACCGGCGGCATGGTCCCGCTCGGCTCGGTCGCCAACCTGCACGACGACACCGGTCCGGCCCGGGTGGTCCGCTACAACCTGTTCCCGGCCACGGAGCTGCAAGGCTCCGCGTCCCCGGGCGTCTCCTCCGGCGATGCGCTGAAGGCGATGGAAGGCCTGGCGGCCAAGACCCTGCCGAACGGCTACAGCTACGAGTGGACGGAACTGGCCTTCCAGGAAAAGGCGGCCGGCAACACCGGCGCCCTGGTCTTCGTCCTGGCGGTGGTGTTCGTCTTCCTGGTGCTGGCCGCCCTGTACGAGGCGTTCACCCTGCCCCTCGCGGTCATCCTGATCGTGCCGATGTGTATTCTCGCCGCGATCCTGGGCGTGAACCTGCGAGGGCTGGACAACAACATCCTCACGCAGATCGGCCTCATCGTGCTGGTCGCCCTGGCGGCGAAGAACGCGATCCTGATCGTGGAGTTCGCCAAGCAGGCCGAGGAGCAGGAAGGCCTGAACCGGTTCGACGCGGCCATCGCCGCCGCCCGGACCCGTCTGCGGCCGATCCTGATGACCTCGTTCGCCTTCATCCTCGGCGTGCTGCCGCTGGCCATCGCCACCGGTCCGGGCGCGGAGATGCGTCAGGCCCTCGGCACGGCGGTGTTCTTCGGGATGCTCGGCGTGACCTTCTTCGGCCTGGTCTTCACCCCGGTCTTCTATGTGGTCTGCCGCGCCATCTCGGCGAAGCTGCCGCAGGGCAAGGGCAAGAAGCGCAAGCTTCCGCCCGCCGACCAGGCTCAAGTCGAAGGAGCGCACTGA
- a CDS encoding efflux transporter outer membrane subunit codes for MKRFSTLLILGASATVLAACATGPDYVHPGAPGGDSGAFVSSASPAFSQEAPPADWWRLFDDSSLDGLVRQALEANKDVAVAQANLAQVRASLSETRAGRLPSTTASAGAARARTQNPVDGAFSEGDSFSAGFDMSYEVDLFGRVSRSVEAARADTDAAAAALEATRVSVAAETARAYADACSAGSQIEIASRTLKLQQETYDLTSRQLQVGAGSAMDVASAAALVETTRSAIPTLEASRASALFRLAVLTGRPPADAPEIAKLCKTVPQVASAIPVGDGASMLKRRPDVRQAERELAAATARIGVATASLYPSVTLGGNISTRAAKAGDLGDDFTFNLGPLISWNFPNIAVAKARIAQSGAAADGALARFEKANLTALQEAETALSQYARELERRQTLTRARDQSALAAKLARQRYDAGVDSFLQVLDAERTLANLDAQLAQSQALVATYQVSVFKALAGGWDEQAA; via the coding sequence ATGAAGCGTTTCAGCACTCTCCTCATCCTTGGCGCATCGGCGACCGTCCTCGCCGCCTGCGCCACGGGCCCCGACTACGTCCACCCGGGTGCGCCCGGCGGCGATAGCGGGGCGTTCGTCTCCAGCGCTTCGCCGGCTTTCAGCCAGGAAGCTCCCCCCGCCGACTGGTGGAGGCTGTTCGATGACTCATCCCTCGACGGTCTCGTTCGGCAGGCGCTGGAGGCGAACAAGGACGTGGCCGTGGCCCAGGCCAACCTGGCCCAGGTCCGCGCCAGCCTGAGCGAGACCCGCGCGGGCCGCCTGCCGTCGACGACGGCGAGCGCCGGCGCGGCCCGCGCCCGGACCCAGAACCCGGTCGACGGCGCCTTCTCCGAGGGCGACTCGTTCTCCGCCGGGTTCGACATGTCCTACGAGGTCGACCTGTTCGGGCGGGTCAGCCGCTCGGTCGAGGCCGCCCGCGCGGACACCGACGCCGCGGCCGCCGCGCTGGAGGCCACGCGCGTCTCCGTCGCGGCGGAGACGGCCCGGGCCTACGCCGACGCCTGCTCGGCCGGGTCGCAGATCGAGATCGCCAGCCGCACCCTGAAGCTGCAGCAGGAGACCTACGACCTGACCAGCCGCCAGCTGCAGGTCGGGGCCGGCTCGGCCATGGACGTCGCCTCGGCGGCGGCCCTGGTGGAGACCACCCGCTCGGCGATCCCGACGCTGGAAGCGAGCCGGGCCTCGGCCCTGTTCCGCCTGGCGGTGCTGACCGGCCGGCCGCCGGCCGATGCTCCGGAGATCGCCAAGCTGTGCAAGACCGTGCCGCAGGTCGCCTCGGCGATCCCGGTCGGCGACGGCGCCTCGATGCTGAAGCGCCGTCCCGACGTTCGTCAGGCCGAGCGTGAGCTGGCCGCGGCGACCGCCCGGATCGGCGTGGCCACGGCCTCGTTGTATCCGTCGGTGACGCTGGGCGGGAACATCTCGACCCGCGCGGCCAAGGCCGGCGACCTGGGCGACGACTTCACCTTCAACCTCGGGCCGCTGATCTCCTGGAACTTCCCGAACATCGCCGTGGCCAAGGCCCGCATCGCCCAGTCGGGCGCCGCGGCCGACGGCGCCCTGGCGCGGTTCGAGAAGGCCAACCTGACGGCCCTCCAGGAAGCGGAGACGGCGCTCAGCCAGTATGCCCGCGAGCTGGAGCGTCGCCAGACGCTGACCCGCGCCCGCGACCAGAGCGCCCTGGCGGCGAAGCTCGCCCGCCAGCGCTACGACGCCGGCGTGGACAGCTTCCTGCAGGTGCTCGACGCCGAGCGGACCCTGGCCAACCTGGACGCCCAGCTGGCGCAGTCGCAGGCCCTGGTCGCCACCTACCAGGTGTCGGTGTTCAAGGCCCTGGCCGGCGGCTGGGACGAACAGGCCGCCTGA
- a CDS encoding spinster family MFS transporter: protein MTDIPPPAGPSNKDRRWALIVLVAISTVAFIDRSILNTVGQAIKDDLQITDLQLGLLGGAAFAILYGVLGIPVARLAERKSRVAIISVALATWSAMTALCGFAGNFAHLLLARIGVGVGEAGAGAPSQSLLSDYYPPEKRASVFSILGLATPIGIVIGGLGGAIVAQQFGWRAAFLVVGIPGLLLALVSWLTVKEPPRGFSEGRNDTDPAPKFGVVLKRLFSSKTFRNILVAAIIVNFVGFSGMSFLHPFMVRTFNVDYTTAAFAFVVVNSISLAGGYLAGGFITDRLVKKDVRWYGWAPAIGMLLAGPAYILGFLQTEWIAAILVLILPGLFSGVYFGPTFAVTHNLVEPRMRASATAILSLLMSIIGMTTGPIVTGWLSDHFAQQAFALGDYAAICPTVAKGTALADSCRLASAEGIRNALVIVVTLFWLAALHFFLAARSVKRELATG from the coding sequence GTGACCGACATTCCCCCGCCCGCCGGGCCCTCCAACAAGGACCGGCGCTGGGCGCTGATCGTCCTCGTGGCCATCTCGACGGTGGCCTTCATCGACCGCTCGATCCTCAACACGGTCGGCCAGGCCATCAAGGACGACCTGCAGATCACCGACCTGCAGCTGGGCCTGCTGGGCGGCGCGGCGTTCGCCATCCTGTACGGCGTGCTGGGCATCCCCGTCGCGCGCCTGGCCGAGCGCAAGAGCCGCGTGGCCATCATCAGCGTCGCCCTGGCCACCTGGTCGGCGATGACCGCCCTGTGCGGCTTCGCGGGCAACTTCGCCCACCTGCTGCTGGCCCGGATCGGCGTCGGGGTCGGCGAGGCGGGCGCGGGCGCGCCGTCGCAGTCGCTGCTCTCCGACTACTATCCGCCGGAGAAGCGCGCCTCGGTGTTCTCGATCCTGGGCCTGGCCACGCCGATCGGCATCGTCATCGGCGGCCTCGGCGGGGCCATCGTCGCCCAGCAGTTCGGCTGGCGCGCCGCCTTCCTGGTGGTTGGCATTCCCGGCCTGCTGCTGGCCCTGGTCTCGTGGCTGACGGTGAAGGAGCCGCCGCGCGGTTTCTCCGAAGGCCGCAACGACACCGACCCGGCCCCGAAGTTCGGCGTGGTTCTGAAGCGGCTGTTCTCCAGCAAGACCTTCCGCAACATCCTGGTCGCCGCGATCATCGTGAACTTCGTCGGCTTCAGCGGCATGAGCTTCCTGCACCCGTTCATGGTGCGGACCTTCAATGTCGACTACACGACCGCCGCCTTCGCCTTCGTGGTGGTCAACTCGATCTCGCTGGCGGGCGGATACCTCGCGGGCGGCTTCATCACCGACCGGCTCGTGAAGAAGGACGTGCGCTGGTACGGCTGGGCGCCGGCCATCGGCATGCTGCTGGCCGGACCGGCCTACATCCTGGGCTTCCTGCAGACCGAATGGATCGCCGCCATCCTGGTGCTGATCCTGCCGGGCCTGTTCTCGGGCGTGTACTTCGGTCCGACCTTCGCCGTGACCCACAACCTGGTCGAGCCGCGCATGCGGGCCTCGGCCACGGCCATCCTGTCGCTGCTGATGAGCATCATCGGCATGACCACCGGCCCGATCGTCACCGGCTGGCTGAGCGACCACTTCGCCCAACAGGCCTTCGCCCTGGGCGACTACGCCGCGATCTGCCCGACGGTCGCCAAGGGGACGGCCCTGGCCGACAGCTGCCGCCTGGCCTCGGCGGAGGGCATCCGCAACGCCCTGGTCATCGTGGTGACGCTGTTCTGGCTGGCCGCGCTGCACTTCTTCCTGGCCGCCCGGTCGGTGAAAAGGGAGCTGGCGACAGGGTAA
- a CDS encoding glutathione S-transferase C-terminal domain-containing protein: MIDLHGVSTPNGHKISIMLAETGLPHRHIRYNLLEGEHLKPGFRAINPNHRLPAIVDHDPVGGGEPLALFESGAILIYLADKSGRFLPASPRLRHTAIQWLMWQMSGLGPQHGQAHHFLRYCPEPPEYAVERYGREARRLFDVLDRRLSEVEFLAEEYSIADMACWPWVRAARAIDLDIAEWPSIQAWYRRVGERRAVREGAAVPENDPAAGRHMRLNPDQWSVLFGDRMLAAARS, from the coding sequence TTGATCGACCTGCACGGGGTCTCCACGCCCAACGGCCACAAGATCTCGATCATGCTGGCCGAGACCGGCCTGCCGCACCGCCATATCCGCTACAACCTGCTCGAGGGCGAGCATCTGAAGCCCGGGTTCCGGGCCATCAACCCGAACCATCGCCTGCCCGCGATCGTCGATCACGACCCGGTAGGCGGCGGCGAGCCTTTGGCCCTGTTCGAGTCCGGCGCCATCCTGATCTACCTGGCCGACAAGTCCGGGCGGTTCCTGCCGGCGTCTCCCCGCCTGCGCCACACCGCCATCCAGTGGCTGATGTGGCAGATGTCCGGCCTCGGCCCCCAGCACGGCCAGGCCCACCACTTCCTGCGCTATTGCCCCGAGCCGCCCGAGTACGCCGTCGAGCGCTACGGCCGCGAGGCACGCCGTCTGTTCGACGTCCTGGACCGCCGCCTGTCCGAGGTCGAGTTCCTGGCCGAGGAATACTCGATCGCCGACATGGCCTGCTGGCCGTGGGTGCGGGCGGCGCGGGCGATCGACCTGGATATCGCCGAATGGCCGTCGATCCAGGCCTGGTATCGCCGCGTCGGCGAGCGCAGGGCGGTGCGCGAGGGCGCCGCCGTGCCGGAGAACGACCCGGCCGCCGGCCGCCACATGAGACTCAACCCAGACCAATGGTCCGTGCTGTTCGGCGACAGGATGCTCGCCGCGGCGCGCAGCTAG